The following proteins are co-located in the Euzebyales bacterium genome:
- a CDS encoding glucose-1-phosphate thymidylyltransferase has product MKGLVLSGGAGTRLRPITHTSAKQLVPIGNRPVLDFGLEAIAEAGITEAGVVVGETHREIRAHVGDGSRYGLNVTYIHQPEPLGLAHAVLVASDFLDGDDFVMYLGDNLLTSGIVDFVEQFRAGSSAAQVMLAKVEQPQQFGVAVLDADGRVVRLVEKPADPPSDLALVGVYLFSSRIIDAARAIPPAPRGELEITDAIQWLIDNGDPVDAHVVETGWWKDTGKLEDLLEANRIVLDALVPSVEGLLHAGSGTQGRVIIEPGAELVDSFVRGPAIIGRGTRLVRTFVGPYTSIAPDCEIVDSTIEHSVILDHSEIRGVERLEDSLIGKEARVGRSDRRPRAHRLMVGDHSQVDLP; this is encoded by the coding sequence ATGAAGGGTCTTGTGTTGTCGGGTGGTGCCGGCACACGACTGCGCCCGATCACGCACACCAGCGCCAAGCAACTCGTACCCATCGGCAACCGCCCCGTCCTGGACTTCGGGCTGGAGGCGATCGCCGAGGCGGGCATCACGGAGGCCGGCGTCGTCGTGGGCGAGACCCACCGCGAGATCCGTGCACACGTCGGTGACGGGTCGCGGTACGGACTGAACGTCACCTACATCCATCAGCCCGAGCCGCTGGGGCTGGCCCACGCAGTGCTCGTCGCCTCCGACTTCCTCGACGGCGACGACTTCGTCATGTACCTGGGCGACAACCTGCTCACCAGTGGGATCGTCGACTTCGTCGAGCAGTTCCGCGCGGGATCGTCCGCGGCGCAGGTCATGCTCGCCAAGGTCGAGCAGCCGCAGCAGTTCGGCGTCGCGGTGCTCGACGCGGACGGCCGTGTGGTGCGACTGGTCGAGAAGCCCGCCGACCCGCCGTCCGATCTCGCATTGGTCGGCGTGTACCTGTTCTCGTCGCGCATCATCGACGCGGCACGCGCGATCCCACCGGCGCCGCGCGGCGAACTGGAGATCACCGATGCCATCCAGTGGCTGATCGACAACGGCGACCCGGTGGACGCCCACGTGGTCGAGACGGGCTGGTGGAAGGACACCGGCAAGCTCGAGGACCTGTTGGAGGCCAACCGCATCGTGCTCGACGCGCTGGTCCCCAGCGTCGAAGGACTGCTGCACGCCGGCAGTGGCACCCAGGGTCGGGTCATCATCGAACCCGGTGCCGAGCTGGTCGACAGCTTCGTGCGGGGGCCGGCGATCATCGGCCGCGGCACCCGACTGGTGCGGACGTTCGTCGGGCCCTACACGTCGATCGCTCCGGACTGCGAGATCGTCGACTCCACGATCGAACACTCGGTGATCCTGGACCACAGCGAGATCCGCGGCGTGGAACGGCTGGAGGACTCGCTGATCGGCAAGGAGGCGCGCGTCGGCCGTAGCGACCGCCGCCCGCGGGCGCACCGCCTGATGGTCGGCGACCACAGCCAGGTGGACCTGCCATGA
- a CDS encoding glycosyltransferase family 2 protein: MTSANQSELAATTRRDDPGAVVDDPAVRVPPKMRPALYSVVIPVFNSADIVGETIDRTVAFFREHGLTFEIVCVNDGSRDDSWQVLEAKAAQNREVVPINLLRNYGQHNANLCGFRHARGDWIVTIDDDLQNPPEEILNLLVAADAGDHDVVFGRFDRKQAAGHRRLGSLVIGMINRRVFGQPRDLVVSNFRLLRRDVVDRICADRSAFPYITGLALLYSRNRGNTGVRHAPRATGHSNYNFLRITRLVLTILFSYSAFPLRLSAVLGAIVALVAFATGAVYLVAGLMGATRVQGWTSLIVLLSFFNGVTILMLSMLGEYIVRTLNQTSSREPYHVLEIIRHESGDEGAAPPDAV, from the coding sequence ATGACATCCGCCAACCAGTCCGAGCTCGCAGCCACCACACGCCGGGACGATCCCGGCGCCGTGGTCGACGACCCCGCCGTGCGGGTGCCGCCGAAGATGCGCCCGGCGCTGTACAGCGTGGTCATTCCGGTGTTCAACAGCGCCGACATCGTCGGCGAGACGATCGACCGCACGGTCGCCTTCTTCCGTGAGCACGGGCTGACCTTCGAGATCGTCTGCGTCAACGACGGCAGCCGCGACGACAGCTGGCAGGTGCTCGAGGCGAAGGCGGCCCAGAATCGGGAGGTCGTCCCGATCAACCTGCTGCGCAACTACGGCCAGCACAACGCGAACCTCTGCGGCTTCCGCCACGCGCGCGGCGACTGGATCGTCACCATCGACGACGACCTGCAGAACCCACCGGAGGAGATCCTCAACCTGCTCGTCGCGGCCGACGCCGGCGATCACGACGTCGTGTTCGGCAGGTTCGACCGCAAGCAGGCGGCCGGCCACCGCCGACTGGGCAGCCTGGTCATCGGGATGATCAACCGGCGCGTGTTCGGTCAGCCGCGCGACCTGGTCGTCAGCAACTTCCGCCTGCTGCGGCGCGACGTGGTGGACCGCATCTGCGCCGATCGCTCGGCGTTCCCCTACATCACCGGCCTGGCGCTGCTGTACTCGCGCAACCGGGGCAACACAGGCGTGCGGCACGCGCCGCGCGCCACCGGTCACAGCAACTACAACTTCCTGCGCATCACCCGGCTGGTCCTGACGATCCTCTTCAGCTACTCGGCGTTCCCGCTCCGGCTGTCGGCGGTGCTCGGCGCGATCGTCGCGCTCGTGGCGTTCGCGACGGGCGCCGTCTACCTCGTCGCCGGGCTGATGGGCGCAACGCGCGTGCAGGGCTGGACGTCGCTCATCGTGCTGCTGTCGTTCTTCAACGGTGTGACGATCCTGATGCTGTCGATGCTGGGCGAGTACATCGTCCGCACGTTGAACCAGACGAGCTCGCGCGAGCCGTACCACGTACTGGAGATCATCCGGCACGAATCCGGTGACGAGGGCGCGGCCCCGCCGGACGCGGTCTGA
- a CDS encoding AzlC family ABC transporter permease codes for MSTAVYDRLDASKELAVVTAPPDVVTRAPETTVTREGMRAGLRDMAPMTVAIAPFAMVLGVAIGASVVPDLLGAVMAPVLYAGSANFAAIAVLDAGGTAFIAALTAIVVNIRFMMYGAALAGRFDDQPRWFRWLGPWFIIDQLFALASSRDEQDPVWFRAYWLSAAALIGGIFTAMVVVGILLGPVLPTGAGLQFTVPAMFLALLVGQLRDRPALVAAIAGAGVTALALDLPHGLGLMAGAVAGAAAGAITRRMS; via the coding sequence ATGAGCACCGCTGTGTACGACCGGCTCGACGCGTCGAAGGAGCTCGCGGTCGTGACCGCACCGCCCGACGTCGTCACGCGGGCGCCGGAGACGACCGTGACCCGCGAGGGAATGCGCGCAGGACTGCGCGACATGGCCCCGATGACCGTCGCCATCGCGCCGTTCGCCATGGTGCTGGGCGTCGCGATCGGCGCGTCGGTGGTCCCGGACCTCCTCGGCGCCGTCATGGCGCCGGTGCTGTACGCGGGGTCGGCCAACTTCGCCGCCATCGCCGTGCTCGACGCCGGCGGCACGGCGTTCATCGCCGCCCTGACCGCCATCGTCGTCAACATCCGATTCATGATGTACGGGGCCGCGCTGGCGGGGCGCTTCGATGATCAGCCCCGCTGGTTCCGTTGGCTGGGCCCGTGGTTCATCATCGACCAGCTCTTCGCCCTGGCGTCGTCACGCGACGAGCAGGACCCGGTCTGGTTCCGCGCCTACTGGCTGTCGGCGGCCGCACTCATCGGTGGGATCTTCACCGCGATGGTCGTCGTGGGCATCCTGCTCGGTCCGGTCCTGCCGACCGGCGCCGGCCTCCAGTTCACGGTGCCCGCAATGTTCCTTGCCCTGCTTGTCGGCCAGCTGCGTGACAGGCCGGCGTTGGTCGCCGCCATCGCCGGCGCCGGCGTCACCGCCCTCGCCCTCGACCTGCCCCACGGTCTCGGCCTCATGGCCGGTGCCGTCGCCGGTGCCGCCGCCGGCGCGATCACCCGGAGGATGTCATGA